The Panicum hallii strain FIL2 chromosome 9, PHallii_v3.1, whole genome shotgun sequence genome has a window encoding:
- the LOC112875007 gene encoding S-adenosylmethionine synthase 1-like — protein MAAVDTFLFTSESVNEGHPDKLCDQVSDAILDACLAEDPDSKVACETCTKTNMVMVFGEITTKANVDYEKIVRDTCRNIGFVSADVGLDADHCKVLVNIEQQSPDIAQGVHGHFTKCPEEIGAGDQGHMFGYATDETPELMPLSHVLATKLGARLTEVRKNGTCPWLRPDGKTQVTVEYRNEGGAMVPIRVHTVLISTQHDETVTNDEIAADLKEHVIKPVIPEQYLDEKTIFHLNPSGRFVIGGPHGDAGLTGRKIIIDTYGGWGAHGGGAFSGKDPTKVDRSGAYIARQAAKSIVANGLARRAIVQVSYAIGVPEPLSVFVDTYGTGMIPDKEILKIVKENFDFRPGMIIINLDLKKGGNGRYLKTAAYGHFGRDDSDFTWEVVKPLKWEKPSA, from the coding sequence ATGGCCGCAGTTGACACATTCCTCTTCACCTCGGAGTCTGTGAATGAGGGACACCCTGACAAGCTCTGCGACCAGGTCTCAGATGCTATTCTTGACGCTTGCCTTGCTGAGGACCCTGACAGCAAGGTTGCTTGCGAGACCTGCACCAAGACTAACATGGTCATGGTTTTTGGTGAGATCACCACCAAGGCCAACGTTGACTACGAGAAGATTGTCAGGGACACCTGCCGCAACATCGGTTTCGTGTCTGCAGATGTCGGGCTTGATGCGGACCACTGCAAGGTGCTTGTGAACATTGAGCAGCAGTCCCCTGATATTGCTCAGGGTGTGCATGGCCACTTCACAAAGTGCCCTGAGGAGATTGGAGCTGGTGACCAGGGACACATGTTCGGGTATGCAACTGATGAGACCCCAGAGCTGATGCCCCTCAGCCATGTCCTTGCCACCAAGCTTGGTGCTCGTCTCACTGAGGTGCGCAAGAACGGGACCTGCCCCTGGCTCAGGCCTGATGGGAAGACCCAGGTGACTGTTGAATACCGCAACGAGGGTGGTGCCATGGTCCCCATCCGCGTCCACACTGTCCTCATCTCTACCCAGCATGACGAGACAGTCACCAATGATGAGATTGCTGCTGACCTCAAGGAGCATGTCATCAAGCCTGTCATCCCTGAGCAGTACCTTGATGAGAAGACCATCTTCCACCTGAACCCATCTGGTCGCTTTGTCATCGGTGGACCTCATGGTGATGCTGGTCTTACTGGCCGGAAGATCATCATTGACACCTATGGTGGCTGGGGAGCCCATGGTGGTGGCGCTTTCTCTGGCAAGGACCCAACCAAAGTCGACAGAAGTGGAGCCTACATTGCAAGGCAGGCTGCCAAGAGCATTGTTGCTAACGGCCTGGCTCGCCGCGCTATTGTCCAGGTCTCCTATGCCATTGGTGTGCCTGAGCCGCTCTCTGTGTTTGTCGACACATACGGTACTGGCATGATCCCTGACAAGGAGATTCTCAAGATTGTGAAGGAGAACTTTGACTTCAGGCCTGGCATGATCATCATCAATCTTGACCTCAAGAAAGGCGGCAACGGGCGTTACCTCAAGACAGCAGCCTATGGTCACTTCGGAAGGGACGACTCTGACTTCACCTGGGAGGTGGTGAAGCCCCTCAAGTGGGAGAAGC